The following are encoded in a window of Sminthopsis crassicaudata isolate SCR6 chromosome 5, ASM4859323v1, whole genome shotgun sequence genomic DNA:
- the SOCS2 gene encoding suppressor of cytokine signaling 2 → MTLRSHESTVDGAEGTRSQWGAAGTAEEQPSEVARLATAMRELSQAGWYWGSMTVNEAKEKLKDAPEGTFLIRDSSHSDYLLTISVKTSAGPTNLRIEYQDGKFRLDSIICVKSRLKQFDSVVHLIEYYVRTCKDKRTASETPRNGTVHLYLTKPLYTSTPTLQHLCRLSINKCTAKIWGLPLPTRLKDYLKEYQYQV, encoded by the exons ATGACCCTAAGGTCCCACGAATCCACCGTGGATGGTGCCGAAGGGACTCGGAGCCAGTGGGGGGCGGCGGGTACAGCGGAGGAGCAGCCCTCGGAAGTGGCACGTTTGGCTACAGCGATGCGGGAATTGAGCCAGGCAG GGTGGTATTGGGGAAGCATGACTGTTAATGAagccaaagaaaaattaaaagatgccCCCGAAGGAACTTTCCTCATCAGAGACAGTTCTCATTCCGACTACTTGCTTACTATATCTGTCAAAACCTCAGCAGGACCAACCAATCTACGAATAGAATACCAGGATGGGAAATTTAGATTGGACTCTATCATCTGCGTCAAATCCAGACTGAAACAATTTGACAGCGTGGTACATTTAATTGAATACTACGTCCGAACTTGTAAGGACAAGAGGACTGCTTCGGAAACTCCTCGGAATGGAACTGTGCATCTCTATTTGACCAAACCTCTCTATACTTCCACTCCAACACTTCAACATCTCTGTAGACTCTCTATAAACAAATGTACAGCTAAGATCTGGGGATTGCCTTTACCAACAAGACTAAAAGATTACTTGAAAGAATATCAATATCAGGTataa